The proteins below come from a single Dermatophilaceae bacterium Soc4.6 genomic window:
- a CDS encoding alpha/beta hydrolase, which yields MSISYQPPTSQWVDLDGPVHYVDHGGPEGAPLLICVHGLGGSLVNWAALAPRLTRHARVLALDLAGFGRTRAVGRSASVLANQRLLNRFLTEVVDGPAILLGNSMGGLILSLQADAHPQTVAGAVLLDPALPMAVGVRPDPFVTTMFALYAVPPLGRAALSSRRWRTPEQAALDMLRLCCVDAGRVPAAVIAQHVTVAHLRRTFDEVDEAMLEAARSLMWVLARRNRHAVMLSEMAGPVLLLHGDKDRLVPIGSARAAARANPRWRFEVAADVGHVPQLEVPVWTAERILHWLGTDAAHAAARTGHAVVRRPTGDVPGTTA from the coding sequence GTGAGCATCAGCTACCAGCCACCGACGTCACAGTGGGTCGACCTGGACGGGCCCGTCCACTACGTCGACCACGGAGGGCCGGAGGGCGCGCCCCTGCTGATCTGCGTCCACGGGCTCGGCGGCTCGCTGGTCAACTGGGCCGCGTTGGCGCCCCGGCTCACCAGGCACGCCCGGGTGCTCGCGCTCGACCTGGCCGGCTTCGGCCGCACCAGGGCGGTGGGCAGGTCGGCGTCGGTGCTCGCCAACCAGCGCCTGCTGAACCGGTTCCTGACCGAGGTGGTCGACGGGCCCGCGATCCTGCTCGGCAACTCGATGGGAGGGCTGATCTTGTCCCTGCAGGCCGACGCACACCCCCAGACGGTGGCCGGTGCCGTCCTGCTCGATCCCGCCCTGCCGATGGCCGTCGGGGTAAGGCCGGACCCGTTTGTCACCACCATGTTCGCGCTGTATGCCGTGCCTCCCCTCGGACGGGCCGCCCTGTCATCCAGGCGATGGCGCACCCCCGAGCAGGCCGCGTTGGACATGTTGCGGCTCTGCTGCGTCGACGCCGGCCGGGTGCCCGCCGCGGTCATCGCGCAGCACGTCACGGTCGCCCACCTGCGTCGGACGTTCGACGAGGTGGACGAGGCGATGCTCGAGGCAGCGCGATCGCTGATGTGGGTGCTGGCCCGGCGGAATCGGCACGCGGTCATGCTGAGCGAGATGGCCGGCCCGGTGTTGCTGCTGCACGGCGACAAGGACAGGCTCGTGCCGATCGGCTCGGCCCGGGCCGCCGCCAGGGCCAACCCCCGCTGGCGGTTCGAGGTCGCCGCCGACGTGGGTCACGTCCCCCAGCTCGAGGTCCCCGTGTGGACCGCCGAGCGCATCCTGCACTGGCTCGGGACCGACGCCGCTCATGCTGCCGCGCGCACCGGGCACGCCGTCGTGCGCCGTCCGACCGGTGACGTACCGGGGACTACCGCGTAA